From a single Candidatus Zixiibacteriota bacterium genomic region:
- a CDS encoding DUF5723 family protein gives MTGNLFSKIDQGANMKKVITCAICLLGILAVTFNPALGSGLSNARAIGMAGAYSSLARGFDCPYFNPANLGIEGKKNNGFQLVGVGAAISNNSFSLDDYNKYTGATLSEGDKATLLSKIPAEGLKVSADVEASALSFGFGNIAISFSGYGAAEISISHAVAELLLNGNTLNDTLTLNGTYGEGFGVASANFSYGRRLYHKGDRQLAAGLTFKYVKGFGYEEITHLNGEAVTLATGFEGSGSIVSRTALGGSGYAVDLGGSLKLNNSYTVGVTVFNILNNISWNKDTEEHRYSFEFDTLTVTNMSKDDIITSSDTTVAIPNFSTKLPSKIRFGFAKTTGSLLWAVEWEQGFKKAAGSSSRPRITSGAEYHLLSFLPIRAGFGIGGKRGVTYAGGLGINASAVFLDFAIASYNAISGASGKGLNFALNMGFRI, from the coding sequence ATGACCGGTAATTTATTTTCAAAAATTGATCAGGGGGCCAATATGAAAAAGGTTATTACTTGTGCCATCTGTCTTCTGGGAATTCTTGCTGTGACTTTTAATCCAGCCCTGGGCTCAGGGCTATCAAATGCTCGCGCAATTGGAATGGCCGGAGCATACTCATCCCTGGCCCGCGGGTTTGACTGTCCCTATTTCAATCCTGCTAATCTCGGGATAGAAGGCAAAAAAAATAACGGCTTTCAACTTGTGGGTGTAGGCGCCGCCATATCCAATAACAGCTTTTCTCTGGATGATTATAACAAATATACCGGAGCGACCTTGAGCGAAGGCGATAAAGCGACTCTTTTAAGTAAAATCCCCGCGGAAGGATTAAAGGTTTCCGCTGATGTCGAAGCCAGCGCTCTATCCTTTGGATTTGGCAACATAGCCATTTCATTCTCGGGATATGGAGCGGCTGAAATCAGTATCAGCCATGCCGTGGCGGAGCTTCTTCTCAACGGCAACACCTTAAATGACACGCTTACCCTCAATGGAACTTACGGCGAAGGATTTGGCGTCGCATCCGCTAATTTTTCTTATGGACGCCGCCTTTATCATAAAGGCGACCGTCAATTAGCCGCCGGTTTGACATTCAAATATGTCAAAGGTTTCGGGTATGAAGAAATTACACACCTAAACGGCGAGGCTGTTACACTGGCAACCGGATTTGAAGGTTCCGGCAGTATAGTGTCTCGAACGGCTCTGGGCGGCAGCGGTTATGCCGTCGATCTGGGTGGCTCATTGAAATTGAACAATAGCTATACGGTCGGGGTGACGGTTTTTAATATTCTAAACAATATCTCCTGGAACAAAGATACCGAGGAACATCGCTATTCATTCGAATTCGATACTCTGACAGTCACCAATATGAGTAAAGATGATATCATTACTTCTTCCGATACAACCGTTGCCATACCGAATTTTTCAACCAAACTGCCTTCCAAAATCAGGTTTGGATTCGCAAAAACCACGGGGTCGCTGCTCTGGGCCGTCGAATGGGAACAGGGATTTAAGAAGGCAGCAGGCAGCAGTTCCAGGCCACGGATAACCTCCGGAGCCGAATATCATCTTTTGAGCTTTTTGCCAATACGAGCTGGTTTCGGCATTGGAGGCAAAAGAGGCGTCACGTATGCTGGCGGCCTGGGGATTAATGCCTCAGCCGTATTTTTAGATTTCGCGATTGCCAGCTACAATGCCATCAGCGGAGCATCAGGCAAGGGTTTGAATTTTGCGCTCAACATGGGTTTCAGAATCTAA
- a CDS encoding M6 family metalloprotease domain-containing protein, with protein MMPELFIAKRFYVIVIALFIGMAGLSPAMPPHPKLKSKISSGEIIYPDCNKSITSADMREKRNIAQKNKSSLNSGPFRVLCLLVDFSDNLSQTQSSFLDTLIFENQSGTVRNYYNEISYGQIDIVSINLPSTLGWNRAPQEYAFYVDDNYGINSAYPNNSQKLCEDLVDLADANIDYSQYDNDGDGYVDVIMIVHSGPGAEFSGNTADMWSHKWAIKPRSKDGVYISDYTVMPEYWNSPNDLTMGVYCHELAHAFGLPDLYDEDNGSYGTGSYSLMSIGCWNGYLGDSPAHPDAWSRIQLGWLTPINIISSQSNAAIPEVENNSVAYRLWINGVIGDEYFLVENRQRVGYDAALPGSGLCIWHIDEGLTHNNYEWHPAHDAFGNYLVALEQADNLYQLEKLISTGDAGDQFPGTNNVNEFAPWTNPGSNSYAGDTTLVSVTNISNSGEIMYADFSVSLASDNEQNPGGEGASLSLPGIILEQNYPNPFNPITTIRFTLANTGHVGIKIYNILGEIISEYDKGIMPSGTYSFQWNGTDNAGNTLPSGIYLYEFITDNSYEVRKMILAK; from the coding sequence ATGATGCCGGAATTGTTTATTGCCAAAAGATTCTATGTGATAGTGATTGCACTGTTTATAGGTATGGCCGGATTGTCACCGGCCATGCCTCCTCATCCAAAATTGAAGAGTAAAATCTCCTCCGGCGAGATAATATATCCCGATTGCAATAAATCAATTACGTCTGCAGACATGCGGGAAAAACGAAATATTGCACAAAAAAATAAATCATCACTAAATTCCGGTCCATTCAGAGTTTTGTGCTTGCTCGTTGATTTCTCGGATAACCTTTCGCAGACGCAATCATCGTTTTTGGATACATTGATATTTGAAAACCAATCGGGTACCGTAAGAAATTACTATAACGAAATTTCTTACGGTCAAATTGATATTGTTTCCATAAACCTTCCCTCGACGCTGGGCTGGAACCGAGCGCCGCAGGAATATGCTTTTTACGTAGATGATAACTATGGAATAAATTCAGCCTACCCCAATAACTCACAAAAACTATGTGAAGATTTGGTAGATTTGGCTGATGCTAATATAGATTATTCACAATATGATAACGATGGCGATGGGTATGTCGATGTTATTATGATTGTTCATTCCGGGCCAGGCGCCGAATTTTCCGGGAATACCGCCGATATGTGGTCGCATAAATGGGCTATCAAACCGCGCAGCAAAGACGGAGTCTATATCAGCGATTATACCGTTATGCCGGAATATTGGAATTCACCGAATGATTTGACCATGGGCGTTTACTGTCATGAATTGGCTCACGCCTTTGGCTTGCCGGATTTGTACGATGAAGACAACGGTTCTTACGGAACCGGTAGTTATTCTTTGATGTCGATTGGATGCTGGAATGGATACTTAGGAGATAGTCCGGCCCACCCCGATGCATGGAGTAGGATTCAATTGGGCTGGTTAACGCCGATTAATATCATATCAAGCCAATCGAACGCCGCTATTCCAGAAGTAGAAAATAATTCGGTAGCTTATCGCCTGTGGATAAACGGCGTCATTGGCGATGAATATTTTCTGGTAGAAAATCGACAGCGCGTCGGATACGACGCGGCTCTCCCCGGTTCAGGCTTATGCATATGGCATATAGATGAAGGATTGACTCATAATAATTATGAATGGCATCCCGCCCATGATGCTTTCGGTAACTATTTAGTGGCCCTGGAACAGGCTGACAACCTATATCAATTGGAAAAGCTTATCTCGACTGGCGATGCCGGCGATCAATTTCCAGGCACGAATAACGTCAATGAATTCGCGCCATGGACGAATCCAGGCTCAAATAGTTATGCTGGTGACACTACTCTCGTATCGGTAACCAATATTTCCAATAGTGGCGAGATTATGTATGCCGATTTCTCCGTTTCGCTCGCTTCGGATAATGAACAAAACCCAGGAGGCGAAGGCGCCAGTTTATCTCTTCCCGGCATAATCCTGGAGCAAAATTATCCCAACCCCTTTAATCCCATCACCACGATAAGATTCACATTAGCCAATACCGGGCACGTTGGGATTAAAATTTACAATATACTGGGGGAAATAATTTCAGAATATGATAAAGGTATAATGCCGTCCGGAACATATAGTTTTCAATGGAACGGTACCGATAACGCCGGGAACACCCTGCCGAGCGGAATATATCTTTATGAATTCATAACCGACAACAGTTATGAAGTTCGAAAGATGATTCTCGCTAAATAA
- a CDS encoding zinc-ribbon domain containing protein — protein MSSGFEMKILICGDCGEEFVFTIAAQEYFAEKGYTEDPKLCKTCYMQLKREKKSQGRNIEADFDYSTVKDE, from the coding sequence ATGAGTTCAGGTTTTGAAATGAAGATCCTGATATGTGGCGATTGTGGCGAGGAGTTTGTATTTACAATTGCCGCACAGGAGTATTTTGCAGAGAAAGGATATACAGAGGATCCTAAGCTTTGCAAGACATGTTATATGCAGTTAAAACGGGAGAAAAAGAGTCAAGGGCGAAACATCGAAGCTGATTTTGATTATTCTACTGTAAAGGATGAATAG